A window from Enterocloster bolteae encodes these proteins:
- a CDS encoding NUDIX hydrolase, translated as MIEATSCGGVVIFRGKILVLYKNYKNKYEGWVLPKGTVEAGEEYKETALREVKEETGVSASIIKYIGKSQYSFNTPQDVVEKDVHWYLMMADSYYSKPQREEYFLDSGYYKFYEAYHLLKFSNEKQILEKAYNEYLDLKKSNLWGSKKYF; from the coding sequence ATGATTGAAGCAACGAGCTGCGGCGGTGTGGTTATATTTCGAGGGAAAATCCTCGTCCTTTATAAGAATTACAAGAACAAGTATGAGGGATGGGTTTTGCCTAAGGGAACAGTAGAAGCTGGCGAAGAGTATAAAGAAACGGCCCTCCGTGAAGTGAAGGAGGAGACCGGTGTCAGTGCATCCATTATCAAGTATATCGGCAAGAGCCAATACTCCTTTAACACACCCCAGGATGTGGTGGAAAAGGACGTACACTGGTATCTGATGATGGCCGACAGCTATTACAGCAAACCACAGCGGGAAGAGTACTTTCTGGATTCCGGGTATTATAAGTTCTACGAGGCATACCATCTGCTGAAGTTTTCCAATGAGAAGCAGATACTGGAAAAGGCTTATAATGAGTATCTGGATTTGAAGAAGAGTAATCTTTGGGGAAGCAAGAAGTATTTTTAA
- a CDS encoding LacI family DNA-binding transcriptional regulator gives MATKPTISQIADMSGVSIATVSRFINNTTAVKGSTAKKIMEAIHSLNYPLPESFITTNTKKDGKVILINIPSVSNPFYNDVIKGAQDAALRHDYYTLVNVQHLNSSTESTFFNLLNNINLCGAIILNAMDQGYFNSLYHTIPFVQCCEYTENQDLVSYTSIDDVAAAKTMMEYILSTGHTKIAFLCGPDRYKYARQRKAGYIQTLEAAHIPLNKDWIIQLPELDFDMALSSTHQLMSQKEHPTAVFAVSDVLAAAAIRGCRLAGLSVPSDIIVTGFDNVNISQATSPPITTINQPKYQMGYMACELLIEKLNTPGAKPRQVLLNTELIIRESTQRQRT, from the coding sequence ATGGCAACAAAACCAACCATTTCCCAGATAGCAGATATGTCCGGTGTCTCTATAGCCACCGTATCACGCTTTATCAACAATACAACTGCAGTCAAAGGCAGCACTGCAAAAAAGATCATGGAAGCCATCCATTCGCTGAATTATCCATTGCCTGAAAGCTTTATAACAACCAATACAAAAAAGGACGGCAAGGTCATACTGATCAACATACCGTCTGTCTCCAATCCATTTTACAATGATGTGATCAAGGGAGCACAGGACGCGGCCCTGCGCCATGATTACTACACCCTGGTAAATGTCCAGCATCTTAATTCATCTACTGAATCAACCTTTTTTAATCTGTTAAATAACATTAACCTCTGCGGCGCCATTATATTAAACGCCATGGACCAGGGATATTTTAACAGCCTATACCATACTATTCCCTTTGTACAGTGTTGTGAGTATACGGAAAACCAGGACCTGGTCTCCTATACCAGCATTGATGACGTGGCGGCTGCCAAGACAATGATGGAGTACATCCTGTCCACCGGGCACACAAAAATTGCTTTTCTGTGCGGACCGGACCGGTATAAATATGCCCGCCAGAGAAAAGCTGGATATATACAGACACTGGAAGCCGCCCATATCCCCCTGAACAAGGACTGGATCATTCAGCTGCCTGAACTAGACTTTGACATGGCCCTCTCCTCCACGCACCAGCTCATGTCCCAGAAGGAGCATCCCACAGCAGTGTTTGCAGTCTCCGATGTACTTGCCGCAGCTGCTATACGCGGATGCCGCCTGGCCGGGCTTTCCGTACCATCGGACATTATCGTTACAGGATTTGATAATGTGAACATATCCCAGGCCACGTCCCCGCCCATCACAACCATTAACCAGCCAAAATATCAGATGGGCTACATGGCATGTGAGCTGCTGATTGAAAAATTAAATACCCCTGGCGCAAAACCGCGGCAGGTACTGCTGAACACAGAGCTCATCATACGGGAATCCACACAGAGGCAGCGGACCTAG
- a CDS encoding sugar phosphate isomerase/epimerase family protein, whose product MKFGVSSYVWVSPFSNHTTEQLKHAKELGFDIYEIGVEDPSSFDPAYVKQEADMAGIQINICGAFGPERDISSDDSRYRDKGMEYIRTLIDMASVFGSPYVAGPMYAATGKARMASEEERKRQRSYAVDNLRDLAGYAATKGIRLALEPLNRFETDFLNTVDQGVELLDEIGCDNVGLLLDTFHMNIEEKSLGQAIRRAGSRLFDFHACSNDRGTPGQDHIDWDEISKALRDVGYDGAVVIESFTTDITEIAKAVSLWRPLAASQDVLALEGLKFLKENL is encoded by the coding sequence ATGAAGTTTGGTGTAAGTTCCTATGTCTGGGTATCCCCGTTTTCAAATCATACCACAGAACAATTAAAGCATGCCAAGGAGCTGGGATTTGACATCTATGAGATAGGTGTGGAGGATCCCTCGTCATTTGACCCGGCCTATGTGAAGCAAGAAGCTGATATGGCAGGTATACAGATTAACATATGCGGAGCCTTTGGCCCGGAGCGGGATATCAGCTCAGATGATTCCCGTTACAGGGACAAGGGGATGGAGTATATCAGGACGCTGATTGATATGGCATCGGTTTTCGGCTCACCCTATGTGGCGGGACCTATGTATGCGGCAACCGGTAAGGCAAGGATGGCTTCAGAGGAAGAACGGAAACGGCAGAGATCCTATGCAGTAGATAATCTCAGGGATCTTGCGGGCTATGCCGCCACAAAAGGAATCAGGCTGGCCCTTGAACCCCTGAACCGTTTTGAGACGGATTTTCTGAACACAGTTGACCAGGGGGTGGAACTTCTGGATGAGATTGGATGTGATAATGTAGGTTTGTTGTTGGACACATTTCATATGAACATTGAGGAGAAAAGCCTGGGGCAGGCGATCCGCAGGGCGGGCAGCAGGCTGTTTGACTTTCATGCATGTTCCAATGACCGGGGAACTCCGGGACAGGACCATATTGACTGGGATGAAATCAGCAAGGCGCTGAGGGATGTTGGTTACGACGGCGCGGTGGTGATTGAATCTTTTACCACAGATATAACAGAGATTGCCAAAGCGGTTTCTCTGTGGAGACCCCTGGCTGCCAGCCAGGATGTGCTGGCCTTAGAGGGGCTGAAGTTTCTGAAGGAGAATTTATAA
- a CDS encoding sugar ABC transporter substrate-binding protein yields the protein MKKGLLALMVVSGMTLMTACSGSSQTETTTPAQTAAKEETSQAEQASPKEAEESSAESAGGKVYGYITPGPDTWYQRNVEGFQMGAEKDGNKVVILNSDYDVSKEVSNIDSMINQGVDGLCIFSFNESGAKIAAEKCAKAGIPLVSTDSVGTALDNNGNDIVAAIDFDWTEMGNNYGQWFADNCPGENIFVITGNFESVPCQRINEAMQAKVDELGKNKIIDIQEGEYNPSKAITVAQDAIASGKDFSVIFVMNEDMAAGIIQMLDSQGVSDQYKVVSQNGSPAGLPLIKNGKLDYTISSSPGWEGLVSYQVLNQYATGASTAVQQQVELPIMPVDQSNIDDKTKVVPWEVDECYWDLTKEYFPELMQ from the coding sequence ATGAAAAAAGGACTGTTAGCATTAATGGTGGTTTCGGGAATGACTCTGATGACTGCTTGTTCTGGTTCATCCCAGACAGAGACAACAACCCCAGCACAGACCGCGGCAAAGGAAGAAACGTCTCAGGCAGAGCAGGCCAGTCCCAAAGAAGCAGAGGAGTCCAGCGCGGAAAGTGCGGGGGGGAAGGTTTATGGTTATATTACGCCGGGGCCTGACACATGGTATCAGCGCAATGTGGAAGGATTTCAGATGGGAGCGGAGAAGGATGGCAACAAGGTAGTTATTTTAAATTCAGACTACGATGTCAGCAAAGAAGTCTCCAATATTGATTCCATGATAAACCAGGGCGTTGACGGGTTGTGTATCTTTTCTTTTAATGAAAGCGGAGCTAAAATCGCAGCAGAAAAATGCGCAAAGGCAGGTATACCGCTGGTGTCAACGGACAGTGTGGGGACAGCTCTGGATAACAATGGGAACGACATTGTTGCAGCTATTGACTTTGACTGGACAGAGATGGGCAACAATTACGGACAGTGGTTTGCGGATAACTGCCCAGGTGAAAATATCTTTGTAATCACGGGAAACTTTGAGTCAGTGCCCTGTCAGAGGATAAATGAAGCTATGCAGGCAAAGGTGGATGAACTGGGTAAAAATAAGATCATTGATATTCAGGAAGGGGAATATAATCCCAGCAAAGCTATCACGGTGGCACAGGATGCGATTGCTTCCGGCAAAGACTTTTCGGTTATTTTTGTTATGAATGAGGACATGGCAGCCGGTATTATCCAAATGCTGGATTCTCAGGGAGTGTCAGACCAGTATAAGGTGGTTTCACAGAACGGTTCTCCCGCGGGCCTTCCCCTTATTAAGAACGGCAAGCTGGATTATACCATCTCATCATCTCCTGGTTGGGAGGGACTTGTTTCTTATCAGGTACTGAATCAGTACGCAACCGGAGCCAGCACAGCAGTTCAGCAGCAGGTTGAACTTCCCATTATGCCTGTGGACCAGAGTAATATTGATGACAAGACCAAGGTAGTGCCATGGGAAGTGGATGAATGTTACTGGGATTTGACAAAAGAGTATTTTCCAGAGTTAATGCAATAA
- a CDS encoding sugar ABC transporter ATP-binding protein, translating to MGNILSIDGICKSFSGIQVLKDVSLELEAGQIICLAGENGAGKSTLIKILSGAEKPDKGKITIFGTTYERMTPGQAMHLGIATIYQDADLVSSLTVSDNIFLGNERLRGRAFVNSREQEERTRKLLQSLSMDMKPSMLVEELSPGQKQNLQIAKALHQEARILIMDEPTASLGEEETASLMNLVEQLRKKGLGIIYISHYLEEMFRLGDMAYVLKDGVMVKRLILKETNQDELIKAMVGRDASNFYQKGSFSSGDRALEAVHYSGNGIVRDVSFSVSRGEVFGLGGLVGAGRTELVRMIYGADKRDSGTLTLDGKDITPTTPKSAVKRGVFLVSEDRKGEGLFLIRSARENLTISKNDNSFFLNLRKEKGIVEKSIQQLKIKVFSQEQEVGNLSGGNQQKVVISRWLLEDGDVYIFDEPTKGVDVGAREEIYKLIEKLAKEQKIVIMVSSNMPELISMSDRIGVMREGRLVRILDSADATEDRLIKEYIGVKE from the coding sequence TTGGGAAATATTTTATCCATAGACGGAATCTGCAAATCCTTTTCCGGCATACAGGTACTGAAGGATGTGAGCCTGGAGCTGGAGGCGGGGCAGATTATTTGCCTGGCAGGTGAAAACGGGGCCGGCAAATCCACTTTGATCAAGATACTTTCCGGCGCGGAAAAACCGGACAAAGGAAAAATCACTATATTTGGAACCACATATGAACGGATGACTCCCGGTCAGGCCATGCATCTGGGAATCGCTACCATTTACCAGGATGCCGACCTTGTGAGCTCCCTTACAGTATCCGACAACATATTTTTGGGAAATGAAAGGCTGAGGGGCAGAGCTTTTGTGAACAGCAGGGAGCAGGAAGAGAGGACAAGGAAGCTGCTTCAGAGCCTCAGCATGGATATGAAGCCTTCCATGCTTGTGGAAGAGCTTTCACCGGGACAGAAACAGAATCTTCAGATTGCAAAAGCCCTGCATCAGGAAGCACGGATTCTGATCATGGATGAGCCAACGGCTTCTCTGGGAGAGGAGGAGACCGCATCTCTTATGAATCTGGTGGAACAGCTGAGGAAAAAAGGACTGGGCATCATCTATATCTCCCATTATTTAGAGGAGATGTTCCGTCTGGGAGATATGGCTTATGTCCTGAAGGATGGTGTAATGGTAAAAAGGCTTATACTGAAAGAGACAAATCAGGATGAGCTGATTAAGGCCATGGTGGGAAGGGATGCATCCAACTTCTATCAGAAAGGAAGTTTTTCATCCGGTGACAGGGCCCTTGAGGCAGTGCATTATTCCGGCAACGGTATTGTCCGGGATGTGAGCTTTTCAGTGTCCAGGGGGGAGGTGTTTGGCCTGGGCGGTCTGGTGGGCGCGGGAAGGACGGAGCTGGTACGTATGATATACGGAGCCGATAAAAGGGATTCAGGAACCCTGACCCTGGATGGAAAGGATATCACTCCCACGACTCCAAAATCCGCTGTAAAAAGAGGTGTATTCCTTGTTTCTGAGGATAGAAAGGGTGAAGGCCTTTTTCTGATACGTTCGGCCAGGGAAAATCTTACTATATCAAAAAACGACAATTCTTTTTTTCTGAATCTGAGAAAGGAAAAAGGAATTGTGGAAAAAAGCATACAGCAGCTTAAGATAAAGGTATTCAGCCAGGAGCAGGAGGTAGGAAATCTGAGCGGCGGCAACCAGCAGAAGGTGGTTATTTCCCGATGGCTTCTGGAGGACGGGGATGTATATATTTTTGACGAGCCCACCAAGGGCGTGGATGTGGGGGCTAGAGAGGAAATCTATAAGCTGATTGAAAAACTGGCAAAGGAACAGAAGATTGTAATTATGGTATCCTCCAACATGCCCGAGCTTATTTCCATGAGTGACCGGATTGGGGTCATGAGGGAAGGGCGGCTGGTGCGTATCCTGGATTCGGCAGATGCCACAGAAGATAGGCTGATAAAAGAGTATATTGGAGTGAAGGAGTGA
- a CDS encoding ABC transporter permease, which produces MNDRNNLKYKILSQQWLILLLIILLISVLTALKNPRFLMLNNVMNIFEQIAVLGLVAAGATILIISGNFDISVGAVIGLSSCLMAMMMNAGIPIPAAAAAGILTAMFCTFFNGVLAILFKAPSFIISLATTSVYTGAALYLTKGVIQTVYGKFDTMNRFRLFGAIPLIFIISLMGCVVVGIILRYTQIGRRIFAIGSNEKAAFLSGIKVTRNKLIFFALNGFFVGLAAVLLLSRVGSALPSTGAGYELQAMGAVVIGGAPINGGKGNIVGTFFGVLLMGLISNVLNILGVNSYLQEIASGALIIISLGISAIRVHMLTKN; this is translated from the coding sequence ATGAATGACAGAAATAATCTGAAATACAAAATTTTAAGTCAGCAGTGGCTCATACTTCTGTTGATTATTTTACTGATATCCGTGCTTACGGCGCTGAAAAATCCCAGATTTCTTATGCTTAACAATGTGATGAATATTTTTGAGCAGATTGCAGTTCTGGGCCTGGTGGCTGCGGGCGCTACTATCCTGATTATATCAGGGAATTTTGATATATCGGTTGGAGCGGTCATTGGACTAAGCTCCTGTCTCATGGCCATGATGATGAACGCGGGGATCCCCATTCCCGCAGCAGCGGCGGCGGGCATCCTCACAGCCATGTTCTGTACGTTTTTTAACGGGGTACTTGCGATTCTTTTTAAAGCGCCTTCCTTTATAATTTCGCTGGCAACCACCAGCGTATATACAGGAGCGGCCCTCTATCTGACAAAAGGAGTCATTCAGACCGTGTACGGAAAATTTGATACAATGAACCGGTTCCGCCTGTTTGGGGCAATTCCTCTGATTTTTATTATCAGCCTGATGGGGTGTGTGGTGGTTGGCATTATACTGCGGTATACGCAGATAGGACGGCGTATCTTTGCCATTGGTTCTAATGAGAAAGCGGCATTCCTGTCAGGTATCAAAGTGACCAGGAATAAGCTTATATTCTTTGCCCTGAATGGCTTTTTTGTAGGCCTGGCTGCTGTTCTCTTGCTGTCCAGGGTAGGCTCAGCCCTGCCTTCCACAGGAGCGGGATATGAACTTCAGGCCATGGGAGCGGTGGTAATTGGCGGGGCACCTATTAACGGTGGAAAGGGAAATATTGTTGGAACATTTTTCGGCGTACTGCTTATGGGACTTATCTCCAACGTGCTGAATATACTGGGAGTCAACTCTTATCTTCAGGAGATTGCTTCCGGCGCCCTGATTATCATATCTCTGGGAATCAGCGCCATCAGAGTCCATATGCTCACAAAGAATTAG
- a CDS encoding Gfo/Idh/MocA family protein yields MKSIGIIGCGRIAQVRHIPEYADHRDARLDAFYDLNPERARELAGTYGGRVYETYEELLEDEKIDAVSICVPNEFHAKISIAALKAGKDVLCEKPMAVTLEECRQMAEAAEKTGQCLMIGQNQRLAKGHALARKLIERGDIGKVITFKTTFGHGGPESWSIDPGSNTWFFDKKKAAMGAMADLGIHKTDLIQYLMGEYVAETTAVITTLDKKDGSGNLIGVDDNAICIYKMESGAVGTMTASWTYYGQEDNSTILYGSKGIMRIYEDPEYCIKIIKPDNEAILYNVDQIQTNDKQTKSGVIDAFMDCIVHGKEAQLSGKSVLSAMEAVFASIESAKTGKTIKIG; encoded by the coding sequence ATGAAAAGTATAGGAATCATTGGATGCGGAAGGATTGCTCAGGTAAGGCATATTCCGGAATACGCAGACCACCGGGACGCAAGACTGGATGCGTTTTATGACCTGAACCCGGAGAGGGCCAGAGAACTCGCCGGTACATACGGAGGCCGAGTTTATGAGACATATGAAGAACTGCTGGAGGATGAAAAAATTGACGCTGTCTCCATATGTGTTCCCAATGAGTTTCACGCAAAGATATCCATTGCGGCACTGAAGGCGGGGAAGGATGTACTTTGCGAAAAACCAATGGCAGTAACCCTTGAGGAGTGCCGCCAGATGGCAGAAGCTGCTGAGAAAACAGGACAATGCCTTATGATTGGGCAGAATCAGAGACTAGCCAAAGGCCATGCGCTTGCCAGGAAGCTGATTGAGCGCGGGGATATTGGAAAGGTTATAACCTTTAAGACTACCTTTGGACATGGAGGGCCGGAAAGCTGGAGCATTGATCCCGGCAGTAATACCTGGTTTTTTGACAAAAAAAAGGCTGCCATGGGAGCTATGGCAGATTTGGGAATCCATAAGACAGATCTGATCCAGTACCTGATGGGAGAATACGTAGCAGAGACTACAGCTGTGATTACCACCCTGGATAAAAAAGATGGGAGCGGAAACCTGATCGGGGTGGATGACAATGCCATCTGTATCTATAAGATGGAATCAGGCGCAGTGGGAACTATGACAGCCAGCTGGACTTACTATGGTCAGGAAGACAACTCCACCATATTGTACGGGTCCAAGGGGATTATGCGTATCTATGAAGACCCGGAATACTGCATCAAGATTATAAAGCCGGACAATGAGGCTATCCTGTACAATGTAGATCAGATTCAGACCAATGACAAGCAGACAAAATCAGGTGTAATAGATGCCTTTATGGACTGTATTGTTCACGGAAAGGAAGCACAGCTCAGTGGAAAAAGCGTACTCAGCGCTATGGAAGCAGTTTTTGCAAGTATAGAATCTGCCAAAACAGGAAAAACAATTAAAATAGGCTAA
- a CDS encoding sugar phosphate isomerase/epimerase family protein yields the protein MKLGFVSAILDGWTFEEMMVTAAGLGYECVEAACWPQGKAERRYAGVSHIDVDNDSRGYVAHIHETCKKTGVEISALAYYPNTMDGDFQKREDAIRHLKKVIAFSEKLGIGMVTTFVGRDQTKSVEENLEAFGRIWPPIIQYAEEHGVRIAIENCPMLFGREQWPGGHNLFTSPALWRKMFDIIPSKNFGINYDPSHFVWQMMDYIQPIYEFRERIFHVHYKDIKVYPQKLKDVGIMAYPLEYMEPKLPGLGDVDWGRYVSALTDIGYDGFTCVEVEDRAFESDRERILDSLKLSKRYIEQFVI from the coding sequence ATGAAGTTAGGGTTTGTAAGTGCCATCCTGGATGGATGGACTTTTGAGGAAATGATGGTTACGGCTGCCGGACTGGGGTATGAGTGCGTGGAAGCCGCTTGCTGGCCCCAAGGGAAAGCGGAACGCCGCTATGCGGGTGTAAGCCATATTGACGTGGATAATGACAGCCGTGGGTACGTGGCGCATATTCATGAGACATGTAAAAAGACAGGAGTTGAGATCAGCGCCCTGGCATATTATCCCAATACCATGGACGGTGATTTTCAGAAACGGGAGGATGCCATACGGCACCTTAAAAAGGTAATTGCATTTTCAGAAAAGCTGGGCATTGGAATGGTCACCACCTTTGTGGGCAGGGATCAGACTAAGAGCGTGGAAGAAAATCTTGAGGCATTTGGCCGGATATGGCCTCCAATTATCCAATATGCTGAGGAGCACGGTGTCAGAATCGCAATTGAAAACTGCCCGATGCTGTTTGGAAGAGAACAGTGGCCAGGGGGGCATAACCTGTTTACATCACCCGCCCTTTGGCGAAAAATGTTTGATATAATACCCAGCAAAAACTTTGGCATCAATTACGATCCCAGCCATTTTGTGTGGCAGATGATGGATTATATTCAGCCTATCTATGAATTCAGAGAGAGGATATTCCATGTACACTATAAGGATATTAAGGTTTATCCCCAGAAGCTTAAGGATGTGGGAATTATGGCATATCCGCTGGAATATATGGAGCCCAAGCTTCCGGGACTGGGAGATGTGGACTGGGGACGTTATGTGTCTGCGCTGACAGATATTGGTTATGATGGGTTTACCTGTGTGGAAGTTGAGGACCGGGCATTTGAGTCGGACCGGGAAAGGATTCTGGACAGCTTAAAGCTTTCAAAACGTTACATAGAGCAGTTTGTAATATAA
- a CDS encoding FAD-dependent oxidoreductase, whose amino-acid sequence MEAIKLRDGFCWTGIIDDKLRVFDIVMYTEFGTTYNSYVMKTGDKVVLFETAKARFFDDYLEKLKEVIDVTKIDYLVTSHTEPDHAGSVERLLDYSPQMKILATPCAISFLKEIVNRDFVSIAVKDDQRMTIGKRTLHFMLVPNLHWPDTMYTFIEEEQILVTCDSFGSHYCLKEVVSDKIQNEDDYLKALRYYFDCIIGPYKPFMLKALDRVESLDISMVCTGHGPVLVGDRIKQVMALYREWSTVVNPNRKKTVIIPYVSAYGYTGMLAEKIAQGIADSGDIDVRSYDMVTADAAKVQEELQFADGMLFGTPTIIAEALRPIWDLTLGMFSVTHGGKYAGAFGSYGWSGEGVPHITERLKQLKMKVVDGFKVRFKPSDADLVGAYEFGYQFGCLVQSKKPGTAAAKGGRRLVKCLVCGEIFDSSIEICPVCGVGRENFVPVEDAANDFTNNTANDYLILGNGAAGFNAAKAIRERDATGRITMVSEEPYPSYNRPMLTKSLVAGLEPEQIAMVDAPWYEENQVRQMLGKRVESVDTDARQALLDDGTKLRFTKLIYALGSECFIPPMEGSGLPEVAAIRRLSDVRRVEALMKSTEKAVVIGGGVLGLEAAWELKKAGLEVTVLEMAPSLMGRQMDESSGEQLKIIASKAGVVIRTGVNVEAIEGDGHVSGVRLKTGEVVAAGMVIVSAGIRANIELAKKMGLETKKGVVVNERMETSVSGIYACGDCAQYHDGNYGIWPEAVEQGKTAGANAAGDSLEYTPVPAALTFHGMNTALFAAGDNGRNPNLYYKTVEFRDMGKEQYRKYYFLNNRMSGVILMGDLSRMAAMTEAMENHATYQEVMEN is encoded by the coding sequence ATGGAAGCGATTAAATTGAGAGACGGGTTCTGCTGGACGGGTATTATTGACGACAAGCTGCGTGTGTTTGATATTGTGATGTATACGGAGTTTGGCACCACCTATAATTCCTATGTGATGAAAACAGGGGATAAGGTGGTGTTGTTTGAGACGGCAAAGGCCAGGTTTTTTGACGATTATCTGGAAAAATTAAAAGAGGTCATAGATGTCACGAAGATTGATTATCTGGTGACCAGCCACACGGAGCCGGACCATGCGGGGAGTGTGGAGCGGCTGCTGGATTACAGTCCCCAGATGAAGATACTGGCCACTCCCTGTGCCATTAGTTTCTTAAAAGAAATCGTGAACCGGGACTTTGTCAGCATTGCGGTAAAGGACGACCAGCGGATGACCATTGGCAAGCGGACACTGCATTTTATGCTGGTTCCCAATCTGCACTGGCCGGATACCATGTACACATTTATCGAGGAGGAGCAGATTCTGGTGACCTGTGATTCCTTCGGCTCCCACTACTGCCTGAAAGAAGTGGTGTCGGATAAGATTCAGAATGAGGACGATTATTTAAAGGCGCTGCGCTACTATTTTGACTGTATTATCGGGCCGTATAAACCCTTTATGCTGAAGGCCCTGGACCGGGTGGAATCCCTGGATATCAGCATGGTGTGCACGGGCCACGGCCCGGTGCTGGTGGGGGACAGAATTAAGCAGGTGATGGCCCTTTACCGGGAATGGTCCACAGTGGTGAATCCGAACAGGAAGAAGACCGTTATCATCCCCTACGTAAGCGCCTACGGGTATACGGGAATGCTGGCGGAGAAGATTGCACAGGGAATTGCCGACAGCGGTGATATTGACGTGCGCAGCTACGATATGGTGACGGCCGACGCGGCGAAAGTGCAGGAGGAGTTGCAGTTTGCAGATGGAATGCTGTTTGGCACGCCCACCATCATTGCCGAGGCGCTGCGTCCTATATGGGATTTGACGCTGGGCATGTTCAGCGTGACCCACGGCGGAAAATATGCGGGAGCGTTCGGCAGCTACGGCTGGAGCGGCGAGGGCGTACCCCATATCACGGAGCGCCTGAAACAGTTGAAAATGAAGGTGGTAGACGGATTTAAGGTGAGGTTTAAACCCTCGGATGCAGATTTGGTGGGTGCCTATGAGTTCGGATATCAGTTCGGGTGTCTGGTGCAGTCCAAGAAGCCGGGGACAGCGGCGGCAAAGGGCGGCAGGAGGCTGGTTAAATGCCTGGTTTGCGGGGAGATTTTTGATTCCTCCATCGAGATTTGTCCTGTCTGCGGCGTGGGCCGGGAGAACTTTGTGCCGGTGGAGGATGCGGCAAATGATTTTACCAATAACACGGCAAACGACTATCTGATTCTCGGTAACGGCGCAGCCGGATTTAATGCCGCCAAGGCCATCCGGGAGAGGGATGCCACAGGACGGATTACTATGGTATCCGAGGAGCCCTATCCGTCCTACAACCGTCCCATGCTGACCAAATCCCTGGTCGCAGGCCTGGAGCCGGAGCAGATAGCTATGGTGGATGCCCCATGGTATGAGGAAAATCAGGTGCGCCAGATGCTGGGAAAACGGGTGGAGAGCGTGGATACGGATGCCAGGCAAGCGCTTCTTGACGACGGAACAAAGCTGCGTTTCACGAAGCTGATATACGCGCTGGGAAGTGAATGCTTTATTCCGCCGATGGAAGGAAGCGGATTACCGGAGGTGGCGGCAATCAGACGGCTTTCTGATGTCAGAAGGGTGGAGGCTCTGATGAAGAGCACGGAGAAGGCCGTGGTCATCGGAGGCGGTGTTCTGGGACTGGAAGCAGCATGGGAGCTTAAGAAGGCAGGCCTTGAGGTGACGGTGCTTGAAATGGCTCCATCCCTGATGGGACGTCAGATGGATGAGAGCTCCGGGGAGCAGTTGAAGATAATAGCATCCAAAGCCGGGGTGGTGATCCGCACCGGCGTCAATGTGGAAGCCATCGAGGGAGACGGCCATGTGAGCGGTGTCCGTCTGAAAACAGGGGAAGTGGTGGCAGCCGGGATGGTGATTGTGTCCGCAGGCATCCGCGCCAACATAGAGCTGGCAAAGAAGATGGGATTGGAGACAAAGAAGGGAGTAGTTGTCAACGAGCGCATGGAGACCTCGGTTTCCGGCATCTATGCCTGCGGCGACTGTGCACAGTACCATGATGGGAATTACGGCATCTGGCCCGAAGCGGTGGAACAGGGCAAGACTGCGGGTGCCAACGCGGCCGGGGACAGTCTGGAATACACGCCTGTACCTGCGGCCCTGACCTTCCACGGCATGAATACCGCCCTGTTTGCCGCGGGCGACAACGGAAGAAACCCGAACCTCTATTATAAGACAGTGGAATTCAGGGATATGGGTAAGGAACAGTACCGGAAATACTATTTCCTGAATAACCGGATGAGCGGTGTGATTCTAATGGGGGATTTATCCCGGATGGCGGCCATGACTGAGGCGATGGAGAACCATGCCACGTATCAGGAGGTGATGGAGAATTAG